The genomic stretch GAAACTTTATTCTCTTCATCAGTAAAAACAGCACAATTTTGTTTCCATTCGTAAATTATAAGGTTACTATCCCTTAATTCCTCAAATGAAGACAATTTCATAGACGAATTATATTTTTTAACTAAAATTTCACCGTTATTAAATATGTCATCTTTGGATACCTTTAAGAAAATAAAATCCTTACTTTTTTTCACATTTAAAGGTTTTGATAATCCCTTTTCATATAATGTAAGTAGCCCTATAATTTTATTATCTGTGATGTAAATAATTTTCTTATCTTTAGTAACTCCGTAAAACTTATCAATAGTTACTAAGGAGTATTCTCCGCTCTCATAAATTACGTCTAATAAGACTGAATCTAGTGGTAAAACTGTAATATACACAAGTTTTAATCTCTTTACAAAAGCTTAAATATCCATTCATAAGATTAAATTATATCGATAGTTTTTTAAACTTAGCAAGTTACATTATATATTAAATCAGTTTAATATAGCCTTTATAAGGAAATGAAAGAATTTACGCATATGTCTAAGGAAGAGGGGACTAAGGCGTCGGAAATTATAGCTAGGTTAGATAGACTTCCCACATGGGCTTTCAACTATATCCTTCTAGGCATAATAGGTGTAGGAGAGTTATTTACATTTTTTGACATATTTAATATAAATGTTAGTTTCGTCCAAACAGCTGTAACATTATTCCATGTATCTCCAGCTCAAGCAGCTCCGTTATTAGGACCAGTAGTCTTAGGAAATTTAGCTGGTTATGTTGTAGGATCCCTTCTTCTTTCACCGATTGCTGACAGAATTGGTAGAAGAGATATGTTAATGATAACCATGTTAATTATGGGATTAAGTTCGCTTTATAATGCTTTTGCACCAAATTATATTAACTTCTTGATAGCTAGGACGTTAACTGGTATTGGTGTTGGAGCTGATTTAGCTATTGTAAATACTTATGTTAGCGAAGTTTCTCCAATTAGCTATAGATCTAAATATGTTTCAGCAATTTTCATATTCTCAACAGTTGGAGGTTTTCTAGCAATTTGGTTAGGTTTGCTCTTTACTACACCTCCTGCACCATTTCCACAAGGATTGCCTATTGCGCTAGGAGGTTCGGGGTTTTTTGCAGTAAACGGTTGGAGAATAATGTATATTATTGGCGCAACTTTAGCATTAGTAGGCTTGGCATTAAGATTTAGATTACCAGAATCTCCTAGATGGTTAGAAAGTAAGGGAAGAATTTCTGAGGCTGAAATGATAGTAAACCTCATGGAAGAAAAAGTAACTTCTAAAGGATATAAATTACCCTCATTACCGTCCCTTATACCAGTGTACAAAAGCTCAAAGTCAGTACCATATTCAGAAATATTTACAAACTCATCATATTTAAAGAGGTTTGTGATACTTGTAATAGTGTGGTTCTTAGCTTATACTACAGTTTATAGTATTGCAGCTGGTTTAACTTCACTTTTGACAGCTCAAGGATATTCTGTTTCTGAAGCTGGAATGATATCTGCAATTGGAATTATAGGATTTGTTTTAGCTGCTGTTATCGCAACACTCCTAGGAGAAAGATTAGAAAGAAAATGGTGGATAGGAATAGGTGCCTTAGTTACAGTAATTGGAGGGATGATGATAGCATTAACAGCAAATCCAGTAATTGATGGGATCGGTGCAATTATACTATTCATAGGATTTAATGTTTGGGTTCCGGTAGCTTATACATGGACCGCTGAGAGCTTTCCAACAAGGGCTAGAACATCTGGATTTGCATTATGTGATGGTGTAGGTCATTTAGGAGGAGGTTTAGGAGTAGTTTATATCACTTCTGTTGCAGTATCACTACATTCAACAGTAGAACTGTTTGGCTTAATTGCATCATTCCTAGTAATTTCAGCGATAATTGCGATGGTAGCTGGACATTATACTTTAGGAAAAAGATTAGATGAAATATCTCCTTAACTTAAGAAGAAGTTATTTTTTCAGCAACTATCTTTTTTAATAGTTTTGTAGTTGTTACTCTAAAGTATAAAGTATAGTGATAACCAGCATAAACTTCTTCAAGCCTTAATAAGTTTACCTCATCATTTACATAACCACCAAGTTCAACTTTAGCATCACCTTTCCATATTTCGCCATAATTGCTAACATCTCTAACCCTACTAACAACTTCATATAAGTCCTCTTCATCATCACCTCTGGTAGCAAATCTCCTTATATTTAAGAAAGGACCAAATTTTGAAACTGGTACTGAATCGGCTTTTTCCTGTAATTCAACTTGTAGTCTTAGAAGAACTCCACCACCTCTAACTACGTAACCGCCCATTTTTAGCCCTTTCTCAGGTTTATTGTACATTGGAAGTAAGGGGTGAAGTCTTGTCATTACTATTTTAGCAATTTTCTTTGGGTAACCATCTAGCCATCCTCTTACCAAGGCCCAGTCTTTATCAACCCACATAAATGGAAAGTATATGTAGTTTTTACCTTCAAAATTAACCTTTAACCCTATAGCTCCTTCCATGTACTGAACTAGTTCGGGGTCCTCATACATGAAGTTCCAATTATGATCTGAAGTTGAGATAAACTCGGCAATATATATCCAACCCTCACCGTCTGTAGATAAAAAGTTTGGTAATAGTTGACTTGCTGAATCTTTATCGAATTTTACATGGGCTGAAATATATGTTACTCCATAGTGCCATGGTGGCGGAAAAACTATCTGTGATTTACCGCTTTTTGTAATAGGTAGGGAAAAGTCGTTTTGCATAGGTAGTAGTTAAACAAATGTTTAATAAATCATCTCTCAAACAAGTTTGAAGTTAAGCTTGGTAAAAATTTCTATAACATATAAGATGAGAAGGACTACTATGGAAATATATATCTTTATAAGTATTCTCAAACCAGTATTTCTCTATTCTGATGTTATAATAAGTAGTATATGAAGACGTTTACGTTAAAGTATATTTTAATCACATTTATTCTTCTCGTTTAATGCTTCCTAGTATAGTCTTATAATTTATCCCCACACTTATTCTGATGCTATATCTTCCTATTTGTTAATCCCAAGTACTCCTTGATAATTAGCGTGTATATTTACTCTTAGATTTTTGCTTTTCCTAAAATTTTATGCTTTCTTTAAGTTTTTATGGCGAAATCTCCTTAATCGTATCTCTCACTCATGTTAGCACTCTTCTCATTATACAGCTTAATCAAATAATCTGTAGAAAGCAGTAAAATTATTAAAATCTCCTTGAGTTTACCTCTTATTTAAAAAGTTGAGGACGTGAGAGTTTTTACCAAAAACTACTAATCTTAGAAAAGTATAAATAGAAATACTACTTACTTAAATATATGGAGTTTATATTTTCTACAAATCACGAAATTAATGTTGTATTTTCAATTATTTCAGATCCAAATTTTACCTTACACAAAATACTAGGTGCGGAGGTAGTAAAGGTAAATGGTAATGTTTACGAGGCCTCTTTTACTTTAAGTCTCATGGTTTTAATGATACATGGAGTAGTATATTCAAGAAATGATAAGGTCTCGTACAAATTTAATACAATCGGGGTAAACGGGGGAGAAGGTGGATTTTTAGAGTTTGTTGCGATGAAAGATGGCGAAATTAGAATCTCATTTGAATATGAAGGTAAATTAAGTTCTTTTATTAAATTTATGTTGGGACGAAGAATAGCAAAAAATATAAAGAAATTAAACGAGGAAATCAGATTAGAAAGAATTAAGCGTAAAATATAATTTTTAAACACATTTATTTCTATGTAATAAAGATGATTAACAATGAAATAATGATTTTTAAGTCCCTCATTAATAAATAGGATTCTGTTAAGCTAAAAAGCGTGATTAATTGAAGGACTTAATATATATTAAGCTTTTAATTTAAGAATATTCTGGTAAAAAGTCTTTTATATTTTAACTTAAGGAACGATTTAAGGTTTCCTATTATGAATTGATTTTTATGTCATCAGTGTATAAGTAAATAACTGATTCTATAGCTAGTAATTAGGATATTATACCATGTAACAATTGCGCTTGAGGTTAATACATCAAGGGACGTATGGCTTATTCAGTAGTGTACATTATAAGACTAAGAGGGAAAAGGCTGGAAGAAGTCAGCTATTTCATAGTTCTCTACATCAATTAGAAATGGAATCAGTTGTAAAAGTAAATTAAGATAAAATTTTATAAATCTTAATCAGAAAATTTTATACATGCTAGATAAAAATAAGAATACATATTTGGAACTGAGGGTTTTTATATTAAGCCTAAGGGTCCTGCAAGAGTCTGGCCTTCACCATGACTAATAGTCACTAGGCCTCATCTCTCCTCCTTCTCTCCCCGTGCAGTCTACGGGACTACTTCCCTTAGAGGGCATGGGAAGTTTTATCGAGTGCCTTCCTCCACCTCACGTTGCTCATCGACTTCATTGTAGCGCTCTTTAACCATTTTTTGTAAGTAAAGCTGAGTGTGTCCAACTATATTGTTAGTTTAATATTTATCATATAAATTAAAGAAAATCCTTTCAATTTAACGTAGAATTTTATAAAAAATCTTGCATTAATAAATAATTTTTTGTTAGAAAAGACACTAACAAGATGAGACTATCTAGATTTTTTGACTAAAT from Sulfolobus sp. S-194 encodes the following:
- a CDS encoding MFS transporter, whose amino-acid sequence is MSKEEGTKASEIIARLDRLPTWAFNYILLGIIGVGELFTFFDIFNINVSFVQTAVTLFHVSPAQAAPLLGPVVLGNLAGYVVGSLLLSPIADRIGRRDMLMITMLIMGLSSLYNAFAPNYINFLIARTLTGIGVGADLAIVNTYVSEVSPISYRSKYVSAIFIFSTVGGFLAIWLGLLFTTPPAPFPQGLPIALGGSGFFAVNGWRIMYIIGATLALVGLALRFRLPESPRWLESKGRISEAEMIVNLMEEKVTSKGYKLPSLPSLIPVYKSSKSVPYSEIFTNSSYLKRFVILVIVWFLAYTTVYSIAAGLTSLLTAQGYSVSEAGMISAIGIIGFVLAAVIATLLGERLERKWWIGIGALVTVIGGMMIALTANPVIDGIGAIILFIGFNVWVPVAYTWTAESFPTRARTSGFALCDGVGHLGGGLGVVYITSVAVSLHSTVELFGLIASFLVISAIIAMVAGHYTLGKRLDEISP
- a CDS encoding STK_08120 family protein, with translation MEFIFSTNHEINVVFSIISDPNFTLHKILGAEVVKVNGNVYEASFTLSLMVLMIHGVVYSRNDKVSYKFNTIGVNGGEGGFLEFVAMKDGEIRISFEYEGKLSSFIKFMLGRRIAKNIKKLNEEIRLERIKRKI
- a CDS encoding acetoacetate decarboxylase family protein, whose amino-acid sequence is MQNDFSLPITKSGKSQIVFPPPWHYGVTYISAHVKFDKDSASQLLPNFLSTDGEGWIYIAEFISTSDHNWNFMYEDPELVQYMEGAIGLKVNFEGKNYIYFPFMWVDKDWALVRGWLDGYPKKIAKIVMTRLHPLLPMYNKPEKGLKMGGYVVRGGGVLLRLQVELQEKADSVPVSKFGPFLNIRRFATRGDDEEDLYEVVSRVRDVSNYGEIWKGDAKVELGGYVNDEVNLLRLEEVYAGYHYTLYFRVTTTKLLKKIVAEKITSS